In one window of Pseudoalteromonas xiamenensis DNA:
- a CDS encoding Hint domain-containing protein, which produces MTTTKLYLMVRAKSSRFGGTKATYIDILLEDENGNQLAPLGSTMNVLDGKDTLATSVVSLKTLKQQFPNVETIYASSYVELENEDGSISSTIKYTEYPFSWDHIGAAYQTAGLNSADKIAAKDEMKINSVLEDGRPRYTAVHPIDHNNDAVIKICLNRQHADCDYAPDQVGNANEITNVNIPFNGEIRVGHEITEIYPTDLPIDQRPNGVDELTNIYLQEGNYGGATKQSYRGLGSTVKHFSDYLEVEVDTVNKESIIRWNIPRAEGRFGNAKLFSNIAQANWYMTFAVKGFPYFKRRGSTAQPKAFQISITSEQAARFGNYYSEVLPLMKLGYSCLATGTLITMADGSQQAIESIGKGDLVRGALASNPHLTETMKVVDVSVGIEAIKMYRIKGSHGTNLLMTETHPVSTVNKGIVWAKELVAGDQILTEEGSVLVTKVETESYKDKIYNLRLAPNEGSKFTEARNFAMFANGVAVGDLGTQDEFNYKDQNIRLSPEEILQKLPEKWKTDYLNSLN; this is translated from the coding sequence TATTTGATGGTTCGTGCTAAAAGTTCACGTTTTGGCGGCACGAAAGCAACGTACATTGACATCTTACTTGAAGATGAAAACGGTAATCAGCTTGCGCCGCTTGGCAGTACAATGAACGTATTAGATGGTAAAGATACTTTGGCAACGTCAGTGGTTTCATTGAAAACGCTGAAACAACAGTTCCCAAATGTAGAAACTATTTATGCAAGTTCGTATGTTGAATTAGAGAATGAAGATGGTTCGATTAGTTCAACGATCAAGTACACTGAATACCCATTCTCTTGGGATCACATCGGTGCAGCTTATCAAACGGCAGGCTTAAATTCTGCAGATAAAATCGCGGCAAAAGACGAGATGAAAATAAACTCGGTACTTGAAGACGGTCGTCCTCGCTATACCGCAGTTCACCCAATTGACCACAACAACGATGCGGTGATCAAAATCTGTTTGAACCGTCAGCACGCTGACTGTGACTACGCGCCGGATCAAGTTGGTAATGCCAACGAAATTACTAACGTAAATATCCCGTTCAACGGCGAAATTCGTGTTGGTCATGAAATTACAGAAATTTACCCAACAGATTTACCGATTGACCAACGACCTAACGGCGTAGATGAACTAACCAACATCTATCTTCAAGAAGGTAACTACGGTGGTGCAACAAAACAAAGCTACCGTGGTCTTGGCAGCACAGTGAAGCACTTCTCTGATTACCTTGAAGTGGAAGTAGACACGGTAAACAAAGAATCAATCATCCGTTGGAATATTCCTCGTGCGGAAGGTCGTTTTGGTAATGCGAAACTGTTCTCAAACATCGCGCAAGCTAACTGGTACATGACATTCGCAGTAAAAGGTTTCCCTTACTTCAAACGTCGTGGAAGCACAGCACAGCCAAAAGCATTCCAAATTTCAATTACCTCTGAACAAGCTGCGCGCTTTGGTAACTACTACAGTGAAGTATTGCCGCTGATGAAATTGGGCTATAGCTGTTTAGCAACGGGTACGTTGATCACGATGGCGGATGGTTCACAACAAGCAATTGAATCAATCGGAAAAGGTGACCTAGTACGCGGTGCACTTGCGAGTAATCCTCACTTAACGGAAACAATGAAAGTGGTGGATGTGTCTGTTGGTATCGAAGCTATCAAGATGTATCGCATCAAGGGCAGCCACGGCACGAACTTGTTAATGACCGAAACTCACCCAGTGTCGACAGTGAACAAAGGCATTGTTTGGGCAAAAGAGCTGGTAGCAGGTGACCAAATCTTAACTGAAGAAGGTTCAGTATTGGTGACTAAAGTAGAAACTGAAAGCTACAAAGACAAAATCTACAACCTACGACTAGCACCAAATGAAGGTTCAAAGTTCACCGAAGCGCGTAACTTCGCCATGTTCGCTAATGGCGTAGCGGTGGGTGATCTTGGTACACAAGACGAGTTTAACTACAAAGACCAAAACATCCGTCTTTCACCTGAAGAAATCCTTCAAAAGCTGCCTGAAAAATGGAAAACAGACTACCTCAATAGCCTGAACTAA
- a CDS encoding internalin, with the protein MKYRLSPLALALGVGFAAASNMAVAAPMPAELNASASSSELDTLNLGTAYHSEKEGYYALQSVRGKVDETYGNTEMDFVVGVDMSYTQLSNMLDGNLGAALDVPVIKVDVGASYSKQNAADNYTGTYTLFLSLKPKKRLLVADPQTGYLPTQAAIDLVNENPGDKFNNVGNEFVSAMEYGSQVMVTLKFQYKNDEDKVKWGGQLGVDWAGKVSVSGKLQKVDSDVKRNIKVTVSALQLGGDPTQLLSVIPNQLVNCTMENPTPCFDVFKNTIDYVKTNYVKQFNALDDYNVTKVFTSNYKDSGPSLMSLVPEDTYPAKSILTKLAMKNMSDAWVAAILDNRRADNLINYYGSELNNQQRSAIEQIRDNALFNSFILADAVAYCKRNPIGSYCRTREVDTQSRLNQYDKKWLEL; encoded by the coding sequence ATGAAATATCGATTATCTCCTCTTGCGCTTGCGCTAGGGGTTGGGTTCGCTGCTGCCTCTAATATGGCTGTCGCAGCACCTATGCCTGCTGAGTTAAATGCAAGTGCATCATCGTCTGAGTTGGATACCTTGAATTTAGGTACCGCTTACCACAGTGAAAAAGAAGGCTATTACGCGCTGCAAAGTGTACGAGGCAAAGTCGACGAAACCTACGGCAATACCGAAATGGACTTTGTTGTGGGTGTAGACATGAGCTATACACAGCTGTCGAATATGCTTGATGGTAATTTAGGCGCAGCACTCGACGTCCCAGTGATTAAAGTGGATGTGGGCGCAAGCTACTCGAAGCAAAATGCGGCCGACAATTACACAGGCACCTACACGCTGTTTCTATCATTAAAGCCGAAGAAACGTTTGCTTGTTGCTGATCCACAAACGGGCTATTTGCCAACACAGGCTGCTATCGACTTGGTCAACGAAAACCCGGGCGATAAGTTTAATAACGTTGGCAACGAGTTCGTTTCAGCAATGGAATACGGTTCACAAGTGATGGTGACACTGAAATTCCAATATAAAAACGACGAAGACAAAGTGAAGTGGGGCGGTCAGCTCGGTGTGGATTGGGCGGGCAAAGTCAGTGTCAGCGGTAAACTGCAAAAAGTAGACTCCGATGTTAAACGCAACATCAAAGTGACGGTATCGGCCTTGCAACTTGGTGGTGATCCGACGCAGTTACTTAGTGTTATCCCAAATCAGCTCGTAAACTGTACGATGGAAAATCCAACCCCGTGTTTTGACGTGTTTAAAAACACCATCGATTACGTGAAAACAAATTACGTTAAGCAGTTCAATGCATTAGATGACTATAACGTCACGAAAGTGTTCACTTCTAACTACAAGGATTCGGGTCCAAGCTTGATGAGCTTAGTACCAGAAGATACCTATCCTGCGAAAAGCATCCTAACGAAACTTGCCATGAAAAACATGAGTGACGCTTGGGTTGCCGCTATTTTGGATAACCGCCGCGCGGATAACCTCATTAACTACTACGGCAGTGAATTGAATAATCAACAGCGTTCTGCAATTGAACAAATACGTGATAACGCGTTGTTTAATTCGTTCATCTTGGCAGACGCAGTGGCGTACTGTAAGCGCAATCCAATCGGTAGTTACTGCAGAACGCGTGAGGTAGATACCCAATCTCGCCTCAATCAATACGACAAAAAATGGTTAGAGTTGTAA
- a CDS encoding GEVED domain-containing protein — protein MLKPLLSGVTVAMLAATITPNAFATDTVFESRDILSPSQALGRYQWLEKCYPGLLIEVADNVFDPSNPIPNEEKIANLKKALLYKNGQLRSDARYITFGDEEQMNPKNWFAGKSPTDSCNQIPSDYRISAMMISPAIPTYCPTKSRERDYEHIKKVTFAGLENSSTNTFYSNYVGETARLYRDRSYELTLTPGFATEETYPETWHVFIDWNLDGDFKDTGESIFAGVSEQPLTIQVKAPAGAKAGVTKMRVTMDYLGGNNDACKEIDSGEVEDYLLYLK, from the coding sequence ATGTTGAAGCCATTATTATCCGGCGTAACCGTTGCAATGCTTGCAGCTACTATTACGCCAAACGCCTTCGCGACAGACACGGTGTTTGAATCACGCGATATTTTGTCACCATCACAAGCGCTTGGCCGCTACCAATGGTTGGAGAAGTGTTACCCGGGACTACTGATTGAAGTCGCGGATAACGTGTTTGACCCATCCAATCCAATTCCAAACGAAGAAAAAATCGCAAACCTAAAAAAAGCATTGCTGTATAAAAATGGGCAATTGCGTTCGGATGCTCGCTACATCACTTTTGGTGATGAGGAACAAATGAATCCAAAAAACTGGTTTGCAGGCAAAAGCCCCACTGATAGCTGTAATCAGATCCCATCGGATTACCGCATTAGTGCAATGATGATTTCTCCTGCTATTCCAACTTACTGCCCAACGAAGTCGCGTGAACGCGATTACGAACACATCAAGAAAGTCACGTTTGCAGGCCTTGAAAATAGCTCGACGAACACATTTTACAGTAACTATGTAGGTGAAACGGCGCGTTTGTACCGTGACCGCAGTTATGAACTTACTCTCACTCCTGGTTTCGCGACAGAAGAAACCTATCCAGAAACATGGCACGTGTTTATTGATTGGAACCTCGATGGCGATTTCAAAGATACTGGTGAATCGATTTTCGCGGGCGTTTCTGAACAGCCGCTCACTATCCAAGTAAAAGCGCCAGCGGGTGCCAAAGCAGGTGTCACCAAAATGCGCGTTACGATGGATTACTTAGGCGGTAACAATGACGCGTGTAAAGAAATTGATTCGGGTGAGGTAGAAGATTACCTCCTTTATTTGAAATAG
- a CDS encoding NAD(P)H-dependent flavin oxidoreductase encodes MDNNFKTLLGTELPVIQAPMAGVQNSALAIAVSNAGGLGSLPCGMLSTEQIISELELMRANTNKPYNLNFFCHTVQPFDELRQKQWQTRLRPFFSELDSEFDESKKGSSRVPFSHEVADAIEAFAPPFISFHFGLPEPSLLKRVKAWGAKVVSSATTVEEALWLDENGVDGIIAQGNEGGGHRGMFLTNDITTQLSMACLVSQIVDKVSVPVIAAGGIVDRNTVKSAFALGASAVQVGTAYLLCKEALTSDLHRTAIKSSRASHTALTNVFSGKPARGIVNRAMIELGYMSELAPSFPYASIEMAQLRSLAEQRGLDDFSPLWCGQNTRGCKEVSAAELTLSLVD; translated from the coding sequence ATGGATAACAATTTCAAAACCTTACTCGGTACGGAGTTACCCGTGATCCAAGCGCCAATGGCGGGTGTACAAAACAGCGCCCTAGCCATTGCGGTATCAAACGCAGGCGGTTTAGGTTCGCTCCCTTGTGGCATGTTAAGCACGGAACAAATAATCAGCGAACTCGAGCTTATGCGGGCCAACACAAATAAGCCTTACAATTTGAACTTCTTTTGTCATACCGTGCAACCATTTGACGAACTCAGACAAAAACAGTGGCAAACACGGTTACGCCCTTTTTTCAGTGAGTTAGATAGCGAATTTGATGAAAGCAAGAAAGGCAGTAGTCGTGTTCCCTTCAGTCATGAAGTGGCAGATGCCATTGAGGCATTTGCTCCTCCGTTTATCAGTTTTCATTTTGGTTTGCCAGAACCGAGTCTTCTCAAGCGCGTGAAAGCGTGGGGGGCAAAAGTGGTGTCATCCGCGACGACCGTAGAAGAAGCCTTATGGTTAGACGAAAACGGTGTCGATGGGATCATCGCGCAGGGCAACGAAGGGGGAGGGCATCGAGGGATGTTCTTGACTAATGACATTACAACACAGCTCAGTATGGCTTGCCTTGTCTCGCAAATTGTCGATAAAGTCAGTGTTCCTGTGATTGCCGCTGGTGGTATTGTGGACCGTAACACGGTTAAATCGGCATTCGCTTTAGGTGCGTCAGCCGTACAAGTTGGCACGGCTTATTTGCTATGCAAAGAAGCACTCACTTCTGATTTGCATAGAACGGCTATAAAAAGTTCAAGAGCATCACATACTGCACTTACGAATGTTTTCTCTGGGAAACCCGCTCGAGGCATTGTGAATAGAGCAATGATTGAGCTAGGTTATATGAGTGAACTTGCGCCGTCGTTCCCCTATGCATCGATTGAAATGGCTCAGCTTCGTAGCCTTGCTGAACAACGAGGGCTAGACGACTTTTCACCCTTGTGGTGTGGTCAAAATACGCGTGGATGCAAAGAAGTTTCGGCTGCTGAACTCACCCTTTCGCTGGTGGATTGA
- a CDS encoding M28 family metallopeptidase: MRSLQPLTIGLLFSLTSLNVYAQKNVGWEAMVDLASQFSNRVGGTEEEAKAAQWLVEQYQQLGYQAQVDEFQFQLGEKTLTTRNLEVEIKGKSEDVLIIGAHYDSVPSREGSSGFTDNASGAATLIGIAHNLVGKTPHYTIRLVSFGAEEMGLHGSIHYVSAKQASLGKVVGMINLDTVIGGDNLYIHSAHTVPYACDRYNGSEFNSSKSLRDTLLVDAANIKTIQYDLHPKTADYPEGETGEWSDHAPFACNGIPTAYIEATNFTLYGKDGYDGYSQTAEAKFWTCYDKATLGACDRNEEKKWGQIWHTPYDSHAQMVGDLKEKIALQFDANVELLSNYVIKKSL, encoded by the coding sequence ATGAGATCGCTCCAACCTTTAACCATTGGCTTACTGTTTAGCCTAACTAGTCTGAATGTTTACGCACAAAAGAATGTTGGCTGGGAAGCCATGGTAGACTTAGCTTCCCAGTTCAGTAATCGTGTTGGCGGTACGGAAGAAGAAGCAAAAGCAGCTCAGTGGCTAGTAGAACAATACCAACAACTTGGCTATCAAGCCCAAGTAGACGAATTTCAATTCCAGCTCGGTGAAAAAACACTCACAACGCGCAACCTTGAAGTCGAAATAAAAGGTAAATCAGAAGATGTGCTTATCATCGGCGCTCACTATGATTCCGTGCCGAGTCGTGAAGGCTCAAGTGGCTTTACTGATAACGCCTCAGGTGCTGCAACGTTAATCGGAATAGCACATAATTTGGTCGGGAAAACACCCCACTATACGATTCGATTGGTTTCGTTTGGCGCCGAAGAAATGGGGTTGCATGGCTCTATTCATTACGTAAGTGCCAAGCAGGCAAGCCTTGGAAAAGTCGTCGGGATGATAAACCTTGATACTGTCATTGGCGGTGACAACCTTTATATCCATAGCGCACACACCGTACCTTACGCCTGTGATCGTTATAATGGTAGCGAGTTCAATTCGAGTAAATCACTCAGAGATACATTGCTTGTCGACGCGGCGAATATTAAAACCATCCAGTATGACTTACATCCCAAAACGGCAGATTATCCAGAAGGCGAAACCGGTGAATGGTCCGATCATGCTCCATTTGCTTGTAATGGCATTCCAACGGCCTACATCGAAGCCACCAACTTTACGCTTTATGGTAAAGATGGCTATGACGGCTATTCGCAAACGGCTGAGGCTAAGTTTTGGACGTGTTATGACAAAGCCACACTCGGTGCTTGTGACAGAAATGAAGAAAAGAAATGGGGCCAAATTTGGCACACACCATACGATTCGCATGCCCAAATGGTTGGTGATCTAAAAGAAAAAATCGCGCTCCAATTTGATGCAAACGTCGAATTACTATCAAACTACGTCATTAAGAAATCACTCTAG
- a CDS encoding LysR family transcriptional regulator, producing MANWEGVSEFVAVAESNSFTQAAKKLNTSVAQISRKVGMLEERLAVKLLNRTTRKVTPTEAGMLYYQKCKHLVDGLELAELAVTQMQTAPKGLVKITAPVTYGEKHLAPLLNQFLQLHPQVDLELILTNQRLDLIESGIDIAVRLGKLADSSLIAKRLSSRQLYVCASPDYLAQYGEPHTLSELAHHQCLSGTIDYWRFDEAGKEKSMRISGRIKCNSGFALRDAAIRGLGLIQLPDYYIQDDLDNGQLIEILRPYRAKLEGIWALYPENRNLSPKVRLLIDFLAEQLRNEGLRVSR from the coding sequence ATGGCAAATTGGGAAGGTGTGAGTGAATTTGTTGCGGTGGCGGAATCAAACAGTTTTACGCAAGCAGCAAAGAAATTAAATACGTCTGTAGCTCAAATAAGCCGCAAAGTTGGAATGTTAGAAGAACGACTCGCCGTGAAGCTTTTGAATCGTACCACGCGAAAAGTTACGCCAACCGAAGCTGGCATGCTTTACTACCAAAAATGTAAACACTTAGTCGATGGTCTTGAACTTGCTGAACTCGCAGTTACCCAAATGCAAACTGCGCCAAAGGGACTAGTTAAAATCACGGCGCCCGTGACGTATGGTGAAAAACACCTTGCGCCGCTACTCAACCAATTTCTACAACTTCATCCTCAAGTAGATCTCGAGCTTATCTTAACCAATCAACGTCTTGATTTAATCGAATCAGGTATTGATATCGCCGTACGACTGGGCAAACTTGCTGATTCCAGCTTAATCGCCAAACGCCTATCAAGCCGGCAATTATATGTTTGTGCAAGCCCTGATTACCTCGCGCAATATGGGGAGCCGCATACGCTGTCGGAATTGGCACATCACCAATGCTTAAGTGGCACAATTGATTATTGGCGTTTTGATGAAGCAGGGAAAGAGAAATCAATGCGCATTTCTGGCCGAATAAAGTGCAACAGTGGGTTCGCACTACGCGATGCCGCAATTCGTGGCTTAGGCCTAATCCAATTACCTGACTATTATATTCAAGACGATTTAGATAATGGTCAATTGATCGAGATTTTGCGCCCTTACCGCGCAAAACTAGAGGGGATTTGGGCACTGTACCCTGAAAACCGCAACCTTTCGCCAAAAGTCCGTTTGCTCATTGATTTTTTAGCAGAGCAATTACGCAACGAGGGACTCAGAGTTTCGCGATGA
- a CDS encoding S-(hydroxymethyl)glutathione dehydrogenase/class III alcohol dehydrogenase → MALHLEPGQQFIKSKAAVAWAAGEPLKMEEVDVQLPKKGEVLVRIVATGVCHTDAFTLSGEDPEGVFPSILGHEGGGVVEMVGEGVTSVAVGDHVIPLYTAECRECKFCKSGKTNLCQAVRATQGKGLMPDGTTRFYKDGQPIYHYMGCSTFSEYTVLPEISLAKINKAAPLEEVCLLGCGVTTGMGAVLNTAKVKAGDTVAIFGLGGIGLSAIIGARMAGASRIIGVDINESKFDLAKQLGATDVINPQKFDKPIQDVIIEMTDGGVDFSFECIGNVNVMRQALECCHKGWGESVIIGVAGAGQEIATRPFQLVTGRVWRGSAFGGVKGRTELPEIVERYLAGEFGLQEFITHTMSLDEVNTAFDLMHEGKSIRSVVHMDK, encoded by the coding sequence ATGGCATTACATCTTGAACCTGGACAACAGTTTATTAAATCAAAAGCGGCCGTCGCATGGGCCGCTGGTGAACCACTTAAAATGGAAGAAGTGGACGTACAACTACCGAAAAAAGGTGAAGTGTTAGTTCGTATCGTCGCCACAGGGGTTTGCCATACCGATGCATTCACGCTGTCTGGTGAAGACCCAGAAGGTGTATTTCCTTCTATTTTAGGACACGAAGGTGGTGGCGTGGTTGAAATGGTGGGTGAAGGCGTCACGAGTGTGGCAGTTGGCGACCACGTTATTCCTCTTTATACCGCAGAGTGTCGCGAATGTAAGTTCTGTAAATCGGGTAAAACCAACTTATGCCAAGCGGTACGTGCAACTCAAGGAAAAGGGTTGATGCCAGATGGCACGACTCGTTTCTACAAAGACGGCCAACCTATTTATCACTACATGGGTTGTTCGACTTTTTCGGAATATACTGTTTTACCTGAAATCTCGTTGGCAAAAATCAACAAAGCAGCGCCACTCGAAGAGGTATGCTTGCTAGGTTGTGGTGTTACAACTGGCATGGGCGCGGTACTAAATACGGCGAAGGTAAAAGCAGGTGACACGGTGGCGATTTTTGGCCTTGGTGGTATCGGCTTATCTGCAATCATTGGTGCACGCATGGCGGGTGCAAGTCGTATTATTGGTGTCGATATAAATGAAAGTAAATTTGATTTAGCGAAACAGCTAGGTGCGACGGATGTCATTAACCCACAAAAATTTGATAAACCAATCCAAGACGTAATCATTGAAATGACCGACGGTGGTGTCGACTTCTCGTTCGAGTGTATCGGTAACGTAAACGTTATGCGTCAAGCGCTGGAATGTTGCCATAAAGGGTGGGGTGAGTCTGTGATCATCGGTGTTGCGGGTGCAGGTCAAGAAATTGCAACGCGTCCCTTCCAATTAGTGACAGGTCGAGTTTGGCGAGGTTCTGCATTTGGTGGAGTGAAAGGCCGTACTGAGTTGCCAGAAATTGTTGAGCGTTATTTAGCTGGTGAATTCGGCTTGCAAGAGTTCATAACGCACACAATGAGTCTAGACGAGGTGAACACCGCATTCGACTTAATGCATGAAGGTAAGAGTATCCGCTCTGTCGTACATATGGATAAATAA
- the fghA gene encoding S-formylglutathione hydrolase, whose translation MTIENVSQNKVFGGWHKQYTHHSNVLNCAMRFAIFLPPQASDANKVPVLYWLSGLTCTDENFMQKAGAFRVAAELGIAIVAMDTSPRGDAVANDDGYDLGQGAGFYVNATQAPWSEHFHMYDYVTKELPSLIQTHFPVSEVASISGHSMGGHGALTLGLKNTQQYRSISAFSPISNPTQCPWGQKAFTAYFGNNVTRWKEHDASILLSQSTGETPILVDQGESDPFLIEQLKPLALEAAAESYSGRFELRLHAGYDHSYYFIASFIEDHLRFHAEYLFD comes from the coding sequence ATGACAATAGAAAATGTAAGTCAAAACAAGGTGTTTGGTGGTTGGCATAAACAATATACCCATCACTCCAATGTGCTTAATTGTGCAATGCGTTTTGCCATATTTTTACCACCTCAAGCATCAGACGCAAACAAAGTTCCAGTATTGTATTGGTTGTCTGGACTGACGTGCACAGATGAAAATTTTATGCAAAAAGCTGGGGCTTTTCGTGTGGCTGCTGAGCTAGGTATCGCGATTGTAGCGATGGACACCAGTCCCCGTGGTGATGCGGTTGCAAACGATGACGGCTATGATCTTGGACAAGGTGCAGGGTTTTACGTCAACGCGACACAAGCGCCATGGTCTGAACATTTCCACATGTATGATTACGTGACGAAGGAACTGCCATCGCTTATCCAAACGCATTTTCCTGTGTCTGAGGTCGCATCTATTTCAGGGCATAGTATGGGTGGGCACGGTGCGTTAACGCTTGGACTTAAAAACACACAGCAATACCGTTCTATTTCTGCGTTCAGTCCAATTAGTAATCCTACGCAATGTCCGTGGGGACAAAAAGCATTCACTGCCTATTTTGGGAATAACGTAACGCGTTGGAAAGAGCATGACGCCAGCATTTTGCTGTCACAATCAACGGGTGAAACGCCCATCTTAGTTGACCAAGGTGAATCCGATCCATTCTTGATTGAGCAGCTCAAACCCTTGGCGCTGGAGGCGGCAGCCGAGTCGTACAGCGGTCGATTTGAGTTACGCTTGCACGCAGGTTATGACCACAGCTATTACTTTATTGCGAGTTTTATTGAAGACCATTTGCGTTTTCACGCGGAATATTTGTTTGATTGA
- a CDS encoding M3 family metallopeptidase, protein MKLRMTFLSAAIVAALAGCSQAPVESQQTANATAEQVQTVENVLLEPFKGPYQGVPQFDKMDLNLLKPALEMAMAENLTEIDKIANNSEAPNFENTIAELERAGKTLERVFTYYGIWSSNVSSPEFRQIQGEMAPKLAAFNSKITQNEKLFSRIKTVYESDEFKSLTPEQQRVTWLTYNGYARNGATLQGDAKKRYAEINQELATLHAKFSSNVLADEENYVVYLTKEQLAGLPESFIESAAAAATEREHAGMYAITNSRSSMDPFLTYSTERELREKVWRNYYDRGNNGDEFDNNAVIKQILTLRNERVKLLGYENYAQWRLEDRMAKTPENAMGLMNKVWPAAIARVKEEVADMQAIADKEGANIKIEPWDYRFYSEKVRKDKYDLDSNEVKQYLQLDKLREAMFYVAGRLFNFEFTEVPAGKVPVFHEDVKVWEVKDKTTGKHIGLWYLDPFARKGKRSGAWATTYRSYTTFDGETNVLSSNNSNFVKGAEGKPTLISWSDAETYFHEFGHALHFLSADVVYPTSHSGVRDYTEFQSQLLERWLLTDEVISQFLVHHETGKPMPAELVQKIKNSATFNQGFGTTEYMASAIMDLLYHTTDPAKIEPQKFEKEQLTKLGMPSEVVMRHRSTHFGHIFSGEGYSAGYYGYLWAEVLTSDAAEAFASAPGGFYDKDVSARLVKYLFSVRNAMDPAEAYRLFRGRDAEVNALMRDRGFPVTE, encoded by the coding sequence ATGAAACTTCGTATGACTTTCCTTTCTGCAGCGATTGTTGCTGCGCTTGCTGGATGCAGCCAAGCTCCAGTGGAATCTCAGCAAACAGCAAACGCGACAGCAGAACAAGTACAAACCGTTGAGAACGTATTACTAGAACCATTTAAAGGCCCGTATCAAGGTGTACCACAGTTCGATAAAATGGATTTGAACCTACTCAAACCTGCACTTGAAATGGCGATGGCGGAAAACTTAACTGAAATCGACAAAATCGCGAATAACAGTGAAGCGCCTAATTTTGAAAACACCATTGCCGAATTAGAGCGTGCAGGTAAAACGCTGGAGCGCGTTTTTACCTACTATGGTATTTGGTCTTCAAACGTATCTAGCCCTGAATTCCGTCAAATTCAAGGCGAAATGGCCCCTAAACTCGCGGCATTTAATTCTAAAATCACGCAAAATGAAAAGCTGTTCTCACGCATTAAAACGGTTTACGAAAGTGACGAGTTCAAGTCGCTAACGCCAGAGCAACAACGCGTCACTTGGCTAACTTATAACGGCTATGCGCGTAACGGTGCAACGCTGCAAGGCGACGCTAAGAAGCGTTATGCTGAAATAAACCAAGAACTTGCGACACTGCATGCGAAATTCTCGAGCAACGTGTTAGCGGATGAAGAAAACTACGTTGTTTATTTAACAAAAGAGCAGTTAGCAGGCCTACCTGAATCATTTATCGAATCCGCAGCGGCAGCAGCAACTGAGCGTGAACACGCGGGTATGTACGCGATTACCAATTCACGTTCTTCGATGGATCCGTTTTTAACCTACTCAACTGAGCGTGAACTGCGCGAAAAAGTATGGCGCAATTACTACGACCGAGGTAACAACGGAGATGAATTTGATAACAATGCCGTTATTAAACAAATCCTTACTCTTCGTAATGAACGCGTTAAGTTACTCGGCTATGAGAACTATGCACAGTGGCGTTTAGAAGATCGTATGGCAAAAACACCCGAAAATGCGATGGGTCTGATGAACAAAGTCTGGCCAGCCGCCATTGCTCGCGTAAAAGAGGAAGTCGCTGATATGCAAGCGATTGCCGACAAAGAAGGTGCAAACATTAAGATTGAACCGTGGGACTACCGTTTCTATTCAGAGAAAGTGCGTAAGGATAAATACGATCTCGATTCAAATGAAGTGAAGCAATACCTGCAGCTAGATAAATTACGCGAAGCGATGTTCTATGTTGCTGGTCGCCTATTTAACTTTGAATTTACTGAAGTGCCTGCAGGTAAAGTTCCTGTCTTCCACGAAGACGTAAAAGTATGGGAAGTGAAAGACAAAACCACAGGTAAACACATTGGTCTTTGGTATCTTGATCCATTCGCACGAAAAGGCAAACGTTCTGGCGCGTGGGCGACCACCTACCGCAGTTACACCACGTTTGATGGTGAAACCAATGTGTTGAGTTCAAACAATTCTAACTTCGTGAAAGGCGCAGAAGGAAAACCAACCTTGATTTCTTGGTCAGATGCGGAAACGTACTTCCATGAATTTGGTCACGCACTTCACTTCTTGTCAGCAGACGTCGTTTACCCAACTTCACACTCAGGCGTTCGAGACTATACGGAATTCCAATCTCAGTTGCTTGAGCGTTGGTTGTTAACGGATGAAGTGATCAGCCAATTCTTGGTTCACCATGAAACGGGCAAACCAATGCCGGCTGAACTAGTTCAAAAAATTAAGAACTCAGCAACGTTCAACCAAGGTTTTGGTACAACGGAATACATGGCATCTGCAATCATGGACTTGCTGTACCACACAACCGATCCTGCGAAGATTGAACCACAGAAATTTGAGAAAGAGCAGTTAACGAAACTCGGTATGCCAAGTGAAGTTGTCATGCGTCATCGCAGCACACACTTCGGCCATATTTTCTCAGGCGAAGGGTACTCAGCGGGCTATTACGGTTATTTGTGGGCAGAAGTACTTACGTCTGATGCGGCAGAGGCCTTTGCAAGTGCGCCAGGTGGTTTCTATGACAAAGACGTATCGGCTCGTCTTGTAAAGTATCTATTCTCAGTACGTAACGCGATGGATCCTGCAGAAGCGTATCGCTTATTCCGCGGCCGTGATGCAGAAGTAAATGCGTTAATGCGTGACCGTGGTTTTCCTGTAACGGAATAA